The following coding sequences lie in one Arachis ipaensis cultivar K30076 chromosome B05, Araip1.1, whole genome shotgun sequence genomic window:
- the LOC110271904 gene encoding probable serine/threonine-protein kinase DDB_G0282963 translates to MRVFTTPSSTSGTGGHNNSTLFFESFSSSAIVPRENRETSIMLPINNNNPAVEIIHINDEEPDLESSLLEVNLNSSSSILPTTEQTNQHASNLLTLQRNLRINTANNNNQQDGVSLDLSLHQFGGDGGGSSSTMDVIGGSAGGGGGGGDGLLMSVLNNTSTRRIMPIKRTAPDYARREFTVGESSSAGGAGGGSVAQPMAAPKRRPTANENAALRISSSSNTCTCTPSPTCALHASANSNLSSSSREQPHETANNNNNNPQNVVRIPSSLWPISDVQRALQSDSFQVLQPTTTAATPPPPPPSSSNNNNNNTTLGILQLDDGSFIYPQPVFDSSHHHHQIHHGHQHTPFNPLYHRGYQPFFSTADTSPFRPASINYMENLPHHHHHHHPYGGSSSSSSTPSPLPWSTVIRPRAIPVSLTHRVGGSNRESNNTRNNYPFSSPAGRGTITVTQNRGNSSSSSLFPGGSPSTRLLESLVQNAGTPSSGSGAGQNNTAGTTVGAVPAVQQLSNVARAWIRRLNAHDEALTRTSQSSTRDNTPHRALRASPIAEIYNLPTYFADDSRRLRQEIRTAIDHLRNGGSVRLEELLILDYSIVLNLLDNIEEEEDDADMPQQFYFFF, encoded by the exons ATGAGGGTTTTCACTACTCCTTCATCAACTTCTGGTACTGGTGGTCATAATAATTCGACACTGTTTTTTGAAAGTTTTTCTTCCTCAGCTATTGTCCCTAGGGAAAACAGAGAGACTTCTATCATGCTCCCAATTAACAATAATAATCCTGCTGTTGAAATAATCCACATCAATGATGAAGAACCAGATCTTGAATCATCATTGTTAGAGGTCAATCTTAATTCTTCCTCTTCAATTTTACCAACAACCGAACAAACCAATCAACATGCCTCAAATCTTTTAACATTACAAAGAAATTTGAGAATCAACACcgccaacaacaacaaccaacaaGATGGTGTGTCACTTGATTTATCCTTACACCAGTTTGGCGGTGATGGCGGTGGCAGCTCTTCTACTATGGATGTCATCGGTGGCAgcgctggtggtggtggtggaggtggaGATGGTCTCTTGATGAGCGTTCTCAACAATACTTCTACTAGGCGCATCATGCCGATCAAAAGAACTGCCCCTGATTATGCTCGCCGAGAGTTTACGGTGGGTGAGAGCTCAAGTGCCGGTGGTGCTGGTGGTGGATCTGTTGCTCAACCTATGGCAGCCCCCAAGCGGCGACCCACCGCAAATGAAAATGCGGCGCTGCGCATTTCATCATCATCTAATACCTGCACTTGTACCCCTTCTCCCACTTGCGCTCTCCATGCTTCCGCCAATAGTAATCTTTCTTCATCTTCCAGGGAACAACCCCATGAAACtgctaacaacaacaacaacaacccccAAAATGTTGTTCGTATTCCTTCTAGTTTGTGGCCAATTTCTGATGTGCAAAGAGCTCTTCAGTCTGATAGCTTTCAAGTCCTTCAACCTACTACTACTGCTgctactcctcctcctcctcctcctagtagtagtaataataacaataataacacaaCACTTGGTATTCTGCAACTTGATGATGGTTCCTTTATTTACCCCCAACCTGTTTTTGATAgtagccaccaccaccaccaaatcCACCATGGCCACCAGCACACGCCATTTAATCCGTTATACCACCGTGGCTATCAACCATTTTTCTCCACTGCTGACACTTCTCCATTCCGCCCAGCCTCAATCAATTACATGGAgaatcttcctcatcatcatcatcatcatcatccgtacggcggttcttcttcttcttcttcgactcCTTCCCCTCTTCCTTGGAGCACCGTGATTAGGCCAAGGGCTATTCCTGTGTCTCTCACTCACCGAGTTGGAGGAAGTAATAGAGAATCTAACAACACCAGAAACAACTATCCTTTTTCTTCTCCTGCTGGAAGGGGAACAATCACTGTGACTCAGAATCGTggaaactcatcatcatcaagCTTATTCCCCGGTGGGTCTCCTTCAACACGGCTACTCGAAAGCCTTGTACAAAACGCCGGTACCCCTTCTTCTGGATCTGGCGCTGGTCAGAATAATACAGCAGGTACTACCGTTGGAGCTGTTCCTGCAGTTCAGCAGCTGTCGAACGTTGCTCGTGCATGGATTCGAAGGCTGAACGCTCATGACGAGGCCTTGACGAGAACGTCACAATCTTCTACCCGTGATAATACTCCTCACAGGGCACTGCGAGCTTCTCCTATTGCTGAGATCTATAATTTGCCTACTTATTTTGCTGATGATTCAAGAAGGCTTAGACAAGAG ATCCGCACTGCCATTGATCATTTGCGTAATGGAGGTTCCGTCCGACTGGAG GAACTTTTAATTCTTGATTACTCCATTGTGCTGAACTTGCTTGACAAcattgaggaggaggaggatgatgcGGATATGCCGCagcagttttatttttttttttag
- the LOC107640064 gene encoding E3 ubiquitin-protein ligase MBR2-like yields the protein MCSELLILDYSIVLNLLDNIEEEEDDADMPQQFYEELLILDYSIVLNLLDNIEEEEDDADMPQQFYEYLGDGQRVTNPDLGLTETEVAVCIGREIFRTVGGQPQNIDACGICQEDYVHGEELGRLDCAHRYHLSCIRQWLLIKNRCPICKKMALTIIDLEDDEDDDE from the exons ATGTGTTCG GAACTTTTAATTCTTGATTACTCCATTGTGCTGAACTTGCTTGACAAcattgaggaggaggaggatgatgcGGATATGCCGCAGCAGTTTTATGAG GAACTTTTAATTCTTGATTACTCCATTGTGCTGAACTTGCTTGACAAcattgaggaggaggaggatgatgcGGATATGCCGCAGCAGTTTTATGAG TATCTGGGAGACGGGCAGCGAGTGACCAACCCCGATTTAGGACTGACGGAAACTGAGGTTGCAGTATGTATTGGACGGGAAATTTTCCGAACTGTTGGTGGGCAGCCTCAGAACATTGATGCATGCGGCATATGTCAG GAGGACTATGTTCACGGTGAAGAGCTTGGGAGATTGGATTGTGCGCACAGATATCACCTATCTTGCATCAGGCAGTGGTTGCTCATCAAGAACAGATGCCCAATCTGCAAGAAAATGGCTCTCACCATCATAGACTTGGAGGACGACGAGGACGATGATGAGTGA